The sequence TCATAGATGCAATAAGTTGGCCGTTTTATTGGCCATGTTTCAGAACAAAGCACACATTAAATAAGAGAAAGAGACACGTGTTTGATCATTATACATCTTTTTTTAGATTATACATCACCGTATTCTCTACAATGGTGTATTGATCTCAGTTTACAAATAAGAACTGTTCCACCTCGTCGTTGCAGATATTCGACGAAATGACTTTCGATCTAAATTCAAGAACCATATAAGCTTTAACGCACATACACAACCTTATGAAAGTCGCGTTCGCGCAACACTGATGTTTTGTTTGGAAACAAAAATATATCTGCAAGCGACTGGAGCCTGCTATCCCGCGCACACAATGAAACACCCAACCACATCGGACATCGCATGGAGAGGTAACTGTTGTTGTTGTGCTTGTAGTATTTTCCATGTATTCGCCCACAAAAGGCGAGGCGCATTCATTCTTTCGTGTTTCTCATTCATAATGGAATCGTCGTCAAGTCGGCTAACATTGTGCATATCTTATCAGTAGCATTGCAAAATTTTGCTTCACAGTCTGTTTTATTAGTTAAACCTGATCTCTTTTGTTGTTTGAAGTGAGTTACGGTATAATATCTAAACATCTTCTATCAAAACGGGCATAttttaagttgaaaagcaagatGGTAAGTTTCCCAATGATGCTTCTGACTCAATCGTTCATATCCGGCTAAGCTTTTTTTGGTTTTCCATCTCATCTAACTGCTATTGTTGCGGATGTATCTATACTAATTTAATTTTTCCACTGGTACAGAGCGAAGCACAAATCTGCGACATCAGTTCCGAGGCCAAGGAGGAAATTAGCAagtttcgattccgacggaatgCCACCAACACTGCACTAATTTGTGAGTAATCAATTACTGATCTATATTTTTCTGGTATTATTGTATGTGGCATTAGCTTTGAATCATGAGAGCTATCATTCCGTTTAACCCGTACCAatgataattaaaagcttttaagTTGATATGGTGTTTTTCTGTGTGAATCATCATGTGGAACTCTTTTTGAAACCTCGCTAGATTATTTTCCTAATACCTACAACTGAACAATGTATAACTGTGGTCAATTTGGTTTTAGATATTTAAAGCCGTCTCAATtagtataataaaaaaaagagaTGGTTGCAGTGTCGTCCATAACTATATCTCCAGTCCTAtaacaaaaatggtgtttcattTAACTAAGTGGAGTAAAAATGCATCGTAGTTTTACAGTAAAAATGTCTGCTATTTTCAAACGCTACTGTAGTATATTTGATGAAATTTAAATTAAGGGTTTCTGTAGTATGATTGGGGAAAACATGCTATAAATCCCCCGTTCCTGTTATTTCGAGATTCAAAGTATTTTGTTATACCTAGcatattgttttacaatagaactTCTAGACAAAAGACTCATATGTAATGACTCATGTTTTGGCACGATAATTGCATTGCTGCTTTGGTAGCTTGTTTGTTTTGACTCCTCTACTAATAAATAGTATTAGTATTTCATTGCTATTTTCTAAGGCTTCTTGCACACGGAACTCAAACTTAATGTACACTGGTGTACAGGTTGGTACAAACCATCGTTGGTCGAGTTTATAAGCCAAATGTGTGACCGGCGTATATACCTACTTCACATACTGAGAAAATTTAGGAcaatattgaaaacatgctacCTGTGTGGTGGAGATCAAGCAATGACAGAGCTTTCCAAATTAAAAAAGATCTATAGACTCAACTTTTTTAACATTAGGTCATTACGTTGTTGCCGGTAAGCACGTAGTCAAAAAGTCTGGTTGATGAAAATCTCCaattattgtaaaaatcgcCAAGATTCATTGGCACTATGATCTTCTCCTTGACAAATGAAACTTGTTAAAATGCGAAGTGCCGACCTCGAGTTCAAATTATAGAATTGAAGAGTATTGGAACCAGTTTTTTGAAAGTAAAAAGTAGAAAACGGCTGTCTAAAGTAGTGAAAACATCGCATGGCAACGCCGATGTCGAGCAATGTTTCTCTACGTCTGGAAGAATAATAAGCGATGATAGGGCGACGATGACGGAAAGAACATTACATTCGTTTTTGATTGATAAATCCGCCATGTGATCCAGGACGTGGCGGTTCCCATCCCCAACCCAAAAGACCTTTTGTTTTGAGTAATTCTAGCACAGGCCATGCTAGAAGGCGTTTCGACCGTACGTAAAAAACGGAATAGTCTTCACTAAAAAGAGCTGCGCACCAAATTGACCGCAGGCttctcacaaaaaaaatccttgaagtGTAAACTATGTTATCAACTTACatacttttattatttttattatattactTATCCATGAATCCAGATATCAGCTCTGTACTAATGGAAATAACAACATTTCAATGTAAAAAATCACTTCTCTTATTCATTCGAACATTTTGcgaaaaatatagaaatataaaAGTGTTCTCGAATgcataatttttgtagaacaaaccgtgTACGAACCGAACGAAAAACTTGTGAGAAATCAATGAGCACCTTCCAAGTTCCAACTTTGATCAAACAAGTTCTCTTCTAAAAAGTTTCCCCATTCTTCCCTATCTACTACAATGCGCATGATTCATTCATTTAGAATGACGTAagagtaattttttttcttgtatttCAGATAATTGTACCTATTATATTTGAGAATCAATTCATTACTAAATATGAATAAAAGTTGAAACATGCAGCAAACACAATAGCAATTCAGCTATCCACTTAAAAATCCAAACTTagtcataaaaataaaatctaaaataactttACGTCATGTGACCATGGACTAAGAATTAACGTTTTTTATAACTTTCCTACAAATATGTAACATTATTGTTTTCTACACTCCAGTAAAAATCGACCGCGAGAAGCAGTTGGTCACGGTAGACGAACTGCTGGACGACGTTTCCATCGAGGACCTACAGGAACAGCTACCCAGCCACCAGCCCCGATACGTCATCTACAGCTACAAAATGGTGCACGACGATTCTCGGATATCCTATCCGATGTGTTTCATCTTCTACACTCCACGGGACAGCCAAATGGAACTCTGCATGCTGTACGCGAAAACGCGTATGGCACTACAACGGGAGGCGGACCTAACAAGATACTACGAAATCCGAGAGCTAGATGATA comes from Armigeres subalbatus isolate Guangzhou_Male chromosome 2, GZ_Asu_2, whole genome shotgun sequence and encodes:
- the LOC134216999 gene encoding glia maturation factor gamma; the protein is MSEAQICDISSEAKEEISKFRFRRNATNTALILKIDREKQLVTVDELLDDVSIEDLQEQLPSHQPRYVIYSYKMVHDDSRISYPMCFIFYTPRDSQMELCMLYAKTRMALQREADLTRYYEIRELDDMTEDWLKEKLK